The following proteins come from a genomic window of Nostoc sp. ATCC 53789:
- a CDS encoding O-antigen ligase family protein has translation MLTNQRSSCSLALTTLLGLVGVGVCIVAGFLAGTSAKLVGLAIVAVGIVFYFFIKFEQAVLVLLILRSSLDVFSDIQIPAVFAVGLDALTLLYVIVLLLTGHIVRTDRFWWFLAGWVLLQGLWLILLHLGALGLDASYLPASIREWVRLFSWVMVYLLVMQLKDRLPPQKVIASLFLALLLPIAIGLLQICVPSLTASLFSGNAGADIGSLPSEAHDRIVGTFGTANTFATFLLLFISLVFWKLNWTQQRWFWLTLLGLLCFFLISTKTLFSLMMIAVFVLVLITPKLNLVKLISGVLFLGLVIVFFASTEFGQQRLASIAQTPLLNPDIDISRAILLSQGDSNSFNWRLSQWYLLLNAWKNSPIFGYGLGLTMPAAGNDFLPHNDYIRALVEGGIIGLVSFLALFAAQFTHLLLLIQQTPYGSKQRNLCFILLAMLTSIPVGMITENIWSHTTLFFYWWTLLAVAGWNWNEQQVREDMTFK, from the coding sequence ATGTTAACCAATCAACGTTCAAGTTGCTCTCTGGCTTTGACAACATTGCTTGGGTTGGTAGGCGTGGGGGTTTGTATAGTTGCAGGATTCTTGGCAGGAACCAGTGCTAAGTTAGTGGGTTTAGCTATAGTTGCAGTAGGGATAGTTTTTTACTTCTTTATCAAGTTTGAGCAAGCAGTATTGGTATTGTTGATATTGCGTAGCTCACTCGATGTTTTCTCAGATATACAGATACCTGCGGTCTTTGCTGTTGGCCTAGATGCTCTGACTTTGCTGTATGTAATAGTCTTGTTGTTGACGGGTCACATTGTCCGCACCGATAGATTTTGGTGGTTTTTAGCTGGCTGGGTTTTGCTACAAGGCTTATGGCTCATCCTTCTACATTTAGGAGCATTGGGGCTAGACGCTTCATATTTGCCAGCTAGTATCCGTGAGTGGGTACGTCTATTTTCTTGGGTGATGGTCTATTTACTAGTAATGCAGCTCAAGGATCGACTCCCTCCCCAAAAAGTGATTGCTAGCTTATTTTTAGCTCTCCTCTTACCAATCGCCATCGGGTTATTGCAGATATGTGTGCCTTCACTCACAGCTTCCTTGTTTTCAGGTAATGCAGGCGCTGACATTGGCTCATTGCCATCTGAAGCCCACGATCGCATTGTAGGTACTTTTGGTACAGCAAATACCTTTGCGACTTTTTTGTTACTGTTCATCAGTCTTGTGTTCTGGAAGCTGAACTGGACACAGCAACGCTGGTTTTGGTTAACGTTATTGGGCTTACTTTGTTTTTTTCTGATCAGTACCAAGACCCTGTTTAGCTTAATGATGATTGCGGTTTTTGTTTTAGTTTTAATTACTCCTAAATTGAACTTAGTAAAGCTAATTAGTGGAGTGTTGTTTTTGGGATTGGTCATCGTATTTTTTGCTAGTACAGAGTTTGGACAACAACGTCTAGCCTCCATTGCTCAAACACCATTACTTAATCCAGACATTGATATATCACGAGCAATTCTGTTATCACAGGGAGACTCAAATAGCTTTAATTGGCGGCTTTCTCAATGGTATCTACTACTTAATGCTTGGAAAAATAGTCCAATTTTTGGTTATGGTTTGGGGCTGACTATGCCAGCAGCAGGAAATGACTTTCTTCCCCACAATGATTACATCAGAGCTTTGGTAGAAGGAGGAATCATTGGTTTAGTATCTTTTTTGGCGTTGTTTGCTGCTCAGTTCACACATCTTTTGCTATTAATTCAGCAGACACCATATGGGAGTAAACAACGCAACTTGTGTTTTATTTTGTTAGCTATGCTGACATCCATACCTGTGGGAATGATTACCGAGAATATTTGGAGTCATACTACCTTATTCTTCTACTGGTGGACTTTGCTAGCAGTTGCTGGCTGGAATTGGAATGAACAGCAAGTTAGAGAGGATATGACATTTAAATAA
- a CDS encoding NAD-dependent epimerase/dehydratase family protein: MVSLIKIIVTGAAGFIGSHLVDTLLAEGHQVIGIDEFNNYYDPALKRKNIAHLHNNPNFELIEGDIQLLDWHKLLEDAEFVYHQAAQAGVRASWGKNFQTYVEKNINSTQILLEAIKDAKHIKRFIFASTSSIYGDAKKLPTDESICPQPISPYGITKLAAEKLCSLYHKNFGVPFVALRYFSVYGPRQRPDMAFHKFFKSILESQPLTIYGDGQQTRDFTFINDIVTANIAAAKIPEAVGEVFNIGGGSRVSLLEVISTIEEIIGSNININHIETSMGDARHTLSDIAKAQKLLNYKPQTSLIDGLAKEWIWTKSLYS, from the coding sequence ATGGTGTCTCTTATAAAAATAATCGTTACAGGAGCAGCTGGTTTTATTGGTTCTCACTTAGTAGACACTTTATTAGCAGAAGGGCATCAAGTAATTGGTATTGATGAATTCAATAATTATTACGACCCTGCTTTAAAGCGCAAGAACATTGCACATTTACATAACAATCCTAATTTTGAATTAATTGAGGGAGATATTCAACTCCTAGACTGGCATAAACTGCTAGAAGATGCTGAATTCGTTTATCATCAAGCTGCACAAGCGGGTGTAAGAGCTAGTTGGGGAAAAAACTTCCAAACTTATGTTGAAAAGAATATCAATAGTACCCAAATTTTATTAGAAGCCATCAAAGATGCTAAACACATAAAAAGATTCATATTTGCTTCAACCTCCAGTATATACGGTGATGCTAAAAAACTACCGACTGATGAAAGTATTTGCCCTCAGCCTATTTCTCCGTATGGAATTACAAAATTAGCTGCTGAGAAGTTGTGTAGTTTGTATCATAAAAATTTTGGTGTACCCTTTGTTGCTTTACGCTACTTCTCAGTTTATGGGCCTAGACAACGTCCAGATATGGCTTTTCATAAATTTTTTAAATCAATACTTGAATCACAACCGCTAACTATATATGGAGATGGTCAACAAACACGAGACTTCACATTCATAAATGATATAGTTACAGCCAATATAGCAGCCGCTAAAATACCCGAAGCTGTTGGTGAAGTTTTCAATATTGGTGGCGGTAGTAGAGTCAGTCTGTTAGAGGTTATCAGTACTATAGAAGAAATTATAGGAAGTAATATTAATATCAACCACATTGAAACATCAATGGGAGATGCGCGTCACACTTTATCGGACATAGCTAAAGCTCAAAAACTTTTAAACTACAAACCACAAACTTCTTTAATCGATGGATTAGCTAAAGAGTGGATTTGGACGAAATCTCTATATTCCTAA
- a CDS encoding glycosyltransferase, with amino-acid sequence MYKPVLTIFYQFNPWHTTIGGIQTLVSLFIKYAPSEFDLRLVGTGHDGCQPNLKWQEAELSGREISFMPLFTLENDNVRGLIPTTVKYTNALLGHCFASDFMHFHRLEPTLAALNWQGEKTLFIHTDINAQMQKKAILWRRFPGAYFALESLLIRQFNQILSCNSNSAKFYSQRYPTLSDRISYIKNSFDNEIFYPLSHQEREAKRRELALRLGLVPETRFILFAGRLHPDKDPLLLVRTFAALNESHTHLLIAGDGDLATKIRAEIGRLSLTERVTMLGAVNQTELSKLHRICNVFVLTSAYEGLPLVVLEALASGTPVVTTRTGETPKLLTDDSGVVCSQRTPESIAESIRQVLLHPEDYPSVSCVQTARPYAACTVIKDIYREMLNRWELQTFSAVSS; translated from the coding sequence ATGTATAAACCTGTCCTAACGATTTTTTACCAATTTAATCCTTGGCATACTACTATTGGTGGCATTCAAACACTAGTTAGCTTGTTTATTAAGTATGCACCTAGTGAATTTGATCTGCGGCTTGTAGGAACAGGACATGATGGGTGTCAGCCAAATCTGAAGTGGCAAGAAGCAGAACTTTCTGGTAGAGAAATTAGTTTTATGCCTTTGTTTACTTTAGAAAATGATAATGTTCGGGGTCTGATACCAACCACGGTTAAGTATACGAATGCACTTTTAGGGCATTGCTTTGCTTCAGACTTTATGCATTTTCATAGGTTGGAGCCAACTTTAGCTGCATTGAATTGGCAGGGGGAGAAAACCCTGTTTATTCACACTGATATTAATGCACAGATGCAAAAAAAAGCGATTCTGTGGCGAAGATTTCCGGGTGCATATTTTGCCTTGGAAAGTTTGTTAATTCGTCAGTTTAACCAGATTTTATCGTGTAATAGTAACTCTGCTAAATTCTATAGCCAACGTTATCCTACTTTGAGCGATCGCATTTCTTACATCAAAAATTCATTTGACAATGAAATTTTCTATCCGTTGAGTCATCAAGAAAGGGAAGCAAAAAGACGCGAACTAGCTTTGAGATTAGGCTTGGTTCCCGAAACACGTTTTATTCTTTTTGCTGGTCGCTTGCATCCAGACAAAGATCCACTTTTGTTAGTACGTACATTCGCGGCTTTAAATGAATCCCATACTCATCTACTCATAGCTGGAGATGGAGATTTAGCCACGAAAATTCGTGCTGAAATTGGTCGTCTCAGTTTAACTGAACGAGTGACAATGCTGGGAGCAGTGAATCAAACAGAACTATCAAAGTTACATCGTATCTGCAATGTCTTTGTCCTTACTAGTGCCTACGAAGGGTTACCATTGGTAGTTCTAGAAGCACTTGCTAGTGGGACTCCAGTAGTCACAACTCGAACTGGTGAAACCCCAAAATTACTGACGGATGATAGTGGAGTAGTTTGTTCTCAACGTACTCCAGAATCCATAGCAGAGAGTATACGCCAAGTACTACTACATCCAGAAGATTATCCAAGTGTTTCTTGTGTGCAAACTGCACGTCCCTATGCTGCCTGCACTGTGATTAAAGATATCTACAGAGAAATGCTAAATCGCTGGGAATTGCAAACCTTCTCAGCAGTGAGTTCGTAA
- a CDS encoding site-specific integrase: MRNIASTINYDNFSDLRKAERYLEDWEMEKLADAAKVLGGQYWLVFNLIFYSGMRVGEVGRVTVPGDERGKPKEDYPGLYWRDFKWQFDPTPEDRHRGYYTIKFWGKGGKYREIGLDHQTSLVFKKYRGMASDKMPVFANISPDPAKRGLPLSDRAIKKLIQDISEVAKVKFSCHWLRHSHATRAVESKPLFQVQDQLGHSKSDTTKGYVRVKKDAGTGTVLPRF, encoded by the coding sequence TTGCGGAATATTGCAAGTACTATAAATTACGATAATTTCAGTGATTTACGGAAGGCAGAGCGGTATCTAGAAGATTGGGAAATGGAGAAGTTAGCTGATGCTGCCAAGGTGTTAGGGGGGCAGTATTGGCTAGTTTTTAACTTGATTTTTTATAGTGGGATGCGGGTTGGCGAAGTGGGTCGCGTGACGGTTCCGGGTGATGAACGGGGTAAACCCAAGGAAGATTATCCGGGGTTGTATTGGCGCGATTTTAAATGGCAGTTTGACCCAACGCCGGAGGATAGACACCGGGGGTATTACACAATTAAGTTTTGGGGTAAGGGTGGGAAGTACCGGGAGATTGGCTTAGACCATCAGACTTCGCTCGTTTTCAAAAAGTACCGGGGGATGGCTAGTGATAAGATGCCGGTGTTTGCCAATATCTCACCTGACCCAGCAAAAAGGGGATTGCCGTTGAGCGATCGGGCAATTAAAAAGTTGATTCAGGATATATCTGAGGTGGCGAAGGTGAAGTTTTCGTGTCACTGGCTAAGGCATTCTCATGCAACGAGGGCGGTGGAGAGTAAACCGCTTTTTCAGGTGCAAGACCAGTTGGGACATAGCAAGAGCGATACTACCAAGGGGTATGTAAGAGTGAAGAAGGATGCGGGAACAGGTACAGTGCTGCCGAGATTTTGA
- a CDS encoding sugar transferase — translation MNIVYTAHFAKLPVHTSVRSKAKRMIDILGAIVGLIITAIVAIPVAIVTQLDSPGPIFYSQIRCGLNGRYFRIWKFRSMIVGSDQFKHLVINEAKSNHIFKSENDSRITRVGKFLRRTSLDELPQFWNVLLGEMSLVGTRPPTPDEVMCYSNHHWERLNVKPGITGEWQTSGRSSIKDFEDIVSMDLDYQRKWSITYDIYLMLKTLKVVLDKSGAC, via the coding sequence ATGAATATTGTTTATACTGCTCATTTTGCCAAGCTACCAGTTCATACTTCTGTAAGAAGCAAAGCAAAACGGATGATTGATATCTTAGGTGCTATAGTAGGATTAATTATTACAGCAATCGTAGCGATTCCTGTTGCTATAGTTACTCAACTTGATAGCCCTGGTCCCATCTTTTACAGTCAAATTCGCTGTGGTTTGAACGGACGCTATTTCCGGATATGGAAATTTCGCTCTATGATTGTTGGATCTGACCAATTTAAACATCTAGTCATCAACGAAGCCAAAAGTAATCATATTTTCAAAAGTGAAAATGACTCTCGTATTACTCGTGTAGGTAAGTTTCTGCGTCGCACTAGCTTAGACGAACTACCCCAATTTTGGAATGTACTACTAGGAGAAATGAGTTTAGTTGGCACTCGCCCTCCGACTCCCGATGAAGTCATGTGCTACTCAAACCATCACTGGGAAAGGTTAAATGTCAAACCAGGTATTACTGGCGAATGGCAAACCAGTGGACGTTCTAGTATCAAAGACTTTGAGGATATTGTAAGTATGGATCTAGACTATCAACGAAAATGGTCTATTACCTACGATATTTATTTGATGCTAAAAACCCTAAAAGTTGTGTTAGATAAGAGCGGCGCTTGTTAA
- a CDS encoding glycosyltransferase family 4 protein, with translation MKIAVIGAKGLPPKQGGIEHYCAEIYPRIVAQGHSVDLFARSSYTDCRWFDNYGFQGVRVISLPSFDFRGIDAFISSAIAAIAASGTQYDIIHFHALGPSLFTCLSRLTAKKAKIVVTCQGLDWQRAKWGNFSSRLILAGEKAAVRFAHGLIVVSKDLQSYFLQTYGRQTVYIPNAPANYAESDPNFSYGTSLKLMQGRYILFLGRLVPEKRPDLLIEAFCKLKPPGWKLVLAGGISDTKPYVSKLLNTVAENPEIVFAGELQGERLAEIVRGAGLFVLPSDVEGLPLAMLEAMREGISVIASDIPPHQQLLNEQRGILFQAGNLDSCISCLDWAVNHPQELAIMASNAQKYVELNYSWEQITAENLKLYRTLLNSSATIKISEPYSMRIAGVDSIQQTSSAVVGKKAVISEQITVSEK, from the coding sequence ATGAAAATTGCTGTAATTGGTGCCAAAGGTCTACCACCTAAACAGGGAGGCATTGAACATTATTGTGCAGAAATATATCCCCGGATAGTAGCGCAGGGTCATAGTGTTGATTTATTCGCCCGCTCTTCATACACTGATTGTCGTTGGTTTGATAATTATGGCTTTCAGGGTGTCCGAGTCATCTCCTTGCCTAGTTTCGATTTTAGAGGGATAGACGCTTTTATTAGCTCTGCCATAGCAGCGATCGCTGCTTCTGGAACTCAGTATGATATTATTCACTTTCATGCTCTTGGTCCATCTCTATTTACCTGCCTATCGAGACTTACCGCCAAGAAGGCAAAAATTGTTGTTACCTGTCAGGGGTTAGACTGGCAACGTGCCAAGTGGGGTAATTTTTCTAGTCGCTTGATTCTTGCGGGAGAAAAGGCGGCAGTGCGGTTCGCCCACGGACTAATAGTAGTCTCAAAAGATTTGCAATCCTATTTTTTGCAAACCTATGGTAGGCAGACAGTCTACATCCCTAACGCTCCAGCTAACTATGCTGAGTCAGACCCTAATTTTTCCTATGGCACCTCTCTCAAATTAATGCAGGGACGCTATATTCTATTTTTGGGCAGACTTGTACCAGAAAAGCGTCCGGACTTACTCATTGAAGCTTTCTGTAAACTCAAACCACCAGGATGGAAACTTGTTCTGGCTGGTGGCATCAGCGATACTAAGCCCTATGTCTCCAAGCTATTAAATACTGTTGCCGAGAATCCAGAGATCGTATTTGCAGGCGAACTGCAAGGAGAACGCTTAGCAGAGATTGTTCGGGGAGCCGGATTATTTGTCCTACCTTCTGATGTGGAGGGACTACCTTTAGCAATGTTGGAGGCGATGCGGGAAGGGATCTCGGTAATCGCAAGTGATATTCCACCCCATCAGCAGTTGTTAAATGAGCAGCGTGGCATACTCTTCCAAGCAGGAAACCTAGACTCTTGTATTAGTTGCCTGGACTGGGCCGTGAATCATCCCCAGGAATTAGCAATAATGGCTAGTAATGCCCAAAAGTATGTAGAACTCAACTATAGTTGGGAACAGATTACTGCTGAGAATTTGAAATTATATAGAACACTGTTGAACTCGTCTGCAACTATCAAGATATCCGAACCTTATTCCATGAGAATAGCTGGAGTTGACTCAATCCAGCAAACTTCAAGCGCAGTTGTTGGGAAAAAAGCTGTAATTTCCGAGCAAATCACAGTCTCAGAAAAATAA
- a CDS encoding IS630 family transposase, whose amino-acid sequence MAGRQKTYKVQLTEEEKELLQQQANARKTGQSKGKRAKIILTTAENSDWTDAQIAQNIGCSQALVRKWRKRWCQTRSLEEAPRPGRPRIFEAIIRAKVTAFALRVAAGIACSNPTDFDLPLARWSCSDIAAHLVTLGIVVSIATSTVWRWLKSERIKPWRFHTWMHRIDDNFVAKATPVLKLYAQAKFLIKAGFWVVCVDEKTSIQARSGLHPNIGAGVKQPVHFAARYARKGATHLFAALSVADGLIYGCCRPTKTFLDFQGFLLEVLIPEAIRRGMRHIYLILDNGSTHAPKQLQAWLNQKQKEDGWNFTVEVVWLPKYASWLDQIEIWFSILQRKLLTPNDFPDLKTLQQRITDFIVRHNDSAQPIKWSYTVAQMMEKFATN is encoded by the coding sequence ATGGCTGGTCGGCAAAAAACCTACAAGGTGCAGCTAACAGAAGAGGAAAAAGAACTGTTGCAGCAGCAAGCGAATGCCCGAAAAACAGGGCAAAGCAAAGGCAAACGAGCCAAAATAATACTTACAACTGCTGAAAATTCAGATTGGACAGATGCTCAAATTGCTCAAAATATCGGCTGTTCACAAGCCCTTGTTCGGAAATGGCGCAAACGTTGGTGTCAAACTCGTAGTCTAGAAGAAGCACCCCGTCCAGGTCGTCCTCGGATATTTGAAGCAATTATACGAGCAAAAGTTACTGCGTTCGCGCTTCGCGTTGCCGCAGGCATCGCTTGCAGCAACCCAACGGATTTTGATCTTCCCTTGGCGAGGTGGAGTTGTAGCGATATTGCAGCACATCTAGTCACGCTAGGCATTGTAGTATCCATAGCGACTTCAACAGTCTGGCGATGGCTAAAATCTGAGCGGATAAAACCTTGGCGGTTTCATACTTGGATGCATCGGATTGATGATAATTTTGTTGCAAAAGCAACCCCTGTACTTAAACTGTATGCTCAGGCAAAATTTTTGATTAAAGCTGGATTCTGGGTGGTATGTGTGGATGAAAAAACTTCCATCCAAGCACGATCCGGCTTACATCCAAATATTGGGGCAGGTGTCAAACAACCAGTTCACTTTGCAGCCAGATATGCCCGAAAAGGAGCAACACATCTTTTTGCGGCTTTGAGCGTTGCTGATGGTCTGATTTATGGTTGTTGTCGCCCAACAAAAACATTCCTTGATTTTCAAGGATTTCTTTTAGAAGTATTGATACCAGAAGCCATTCGTCGGGGTATGCGCCATATTTATTTAATCCTTGACAACGGCTCTACCCATGCCCCAAAACAATTACAGGCTTGGTTGAATCAGAAGCAAAAAGAAGACGGTTGGAATTTTACGGTGGAAGTGGTCTGGCTACCAAAATATGCTTCATGGTTAGATCAAATTGAAATTTGGTTCAGCATTTTACAACGTAAATTACTGACTCCAAATGATTTTCCTGACCTCAAGACCTTACAGCAACGTATAACTGATTTCATCGTCCGTCACAATGATTCAGCCCAACCAATCAAATGGTCATATACAGTAGCCCAGATGATGGAGAAATTCGCTACGAATTAA
- a CDS encoding polysaccharide biosynthesis tyrosine autokinase, which yields MRKDISSLLKVLKRRSLPATATFVSVIGGSVIYLAVTPRLYETSGRLILDEKQVSVSQLGRELSQVPLTTPGGSNPLATQAELIKSQQVLQKAIAKIDSPKKITTAKLSENLKVKIIPATNILELSYRSPNAILAAKVLNAISETMVKESADAISSEAHSVRQFLEVEVPKQRSLLKRAEAAESIYRQKSGIVSIEDQTRTLVDSLATLENQERTLMGELQEIQSRTRSLEGITKAGNLKNAYSAVRAGDNEELKKLRDKLVELEAQVVEARVRFTENHPTLLNLIERRDDLRQLYIQKLALVSPNNRAIAPEKVANDQLSQNLTSQLITQRIERSALENKLKTVQAQRVKLQASLVELPIKQKTLNGLVRQRQEAADSLKFLQTKFEEARIAEAQIVSNIRIIAKATVPDSPASPKQAAVLVIAIFFGMIFAVGVVLLLEVLDNTLRDASQAEELLKLPLLGILPRLKANTLKLDSAKSFLNDVGLVEPYRMLLKTLEFRSRENLQLIVVSSALSGEGKSIVVSHLATVSAMLSRRTLIIDADLHRPVQHQLFNLAATPGMSEVLENNQSLLDVIRPTTIDNLSVLTCGELHHCPPQLLESTAMKSLIAEVTAHFDLVIIDTPPLCASIDAATLTQQSHGIMLVTRPGWTHKEVLQKTVSELTENGIPILGGVVNDMATELEKYYRNSVNKYQSNRRLTALGLSNTSSDEV from the coding sequence ATGAGAAAAGACATTTCATCTTTACTGAAGGTTTTGAAACGGCGTAGTCTCCCTGCAACAGCTACATTTGTTTCAGTAATTGGTGGGTCAGTTATTTACTTGGCTGTGACTCCACGATTGTATGAAACATCAGGGCGGCTAATACTAGACGAAAAACAAGTGAGCGTTTCCCAATTAGGTCGCGAGCTTAGCCAAGTGCCTCTAACTACACCAGGAGGTTCTAACCCACTAGCTACTCAAGCAGAATTAATCAAGTCGCAACAGGTTCTGCAAAAAGCGATCGCTAAAATTGACTCTCCAAAAAAAATAACAACCGCCAAACTTAGTGAGAATTTGAAAGTCAAAATTATTCCAGCAACAAACATACTGGAACTGAGCTACCGATCACCAAATGCTATTTTAGCTGCCAAAGTTCTGAATGCTATCTCAGAAACAATGGTCAAGGAAAGTGCGGATGCAATTAGTTCAGAAGCTCATTCTGTAAGGCAATTTTTAGAAGTGGAAGTTCCCAAACAGCGATCGCTGCTGAAAAGAGCTGAAGCAGCAGAAAGTATCTACCGACAAAAAAGTGGCATTGTCTCCATTGAAGACCAAACGAGAACTCTAGTAGACAGTTTGGCAACATTGGAAAATCAAGAACGGACTCTGATGGGTGAACTGCAAGAAATTCAGTCTCGCACTAGAAGCTTGGAGGGAATTACCAAAGCTGGCAATCTCAAAAATGCTTATTCAGCAGTGCGTGCTGGTGATAATGAAGAACTGAAAAAATTACGGGATAAATTGGTGGAATTGGAGGCACAGGTAGTTGAAGCTCGTGTGCGTTTTACAGAGAATCATCCTACCTTACTCAACCTGATAGAACGACGGGATGACCTACGTCAGTTGTATATACAAAAACTGGCTTTGGTGTCACCCAACAATAGGGCGATCGCTCCAGAAAAAGTCGCTAACGATCAGCTTTCCCAGAACTTAACATCTCAACTCATTACTCAAAGAATCGAGCGATCGGCTTTGGAAAATAAGCTCAAAACTGTCCAAGCTCAACGTGTCAAACTCCAGGCTAGTTTGGTAGAACTACCAATTAAACAAAAAACCCTCAATGGTCTGGTTCGCCAACGACAAGAAGCGGCAGATTCTCTCAAATTCCTACAAACCAAATTTGAAGAAGCACGAATCGCAGAGGCTCAAATAGTCAGCAATATCCGCATTATTGCTAAAGCGACAGTACCCGATTCACCCGCATCACCCAAGCAGGCAGCAGTGCTAGTAATTGCTATTTTCTTCGGTATGATTTTTGCCGTTGGGGTTGTGCTGTTATTGGAGGTGTTAGACAACACCTTGAGGGATGCGTCGCAAGCAGAGGAATTACTCAAGTTGCCATTGCTAGGAATATTGCCACGTCTCAAAGCTAACACCCTAAAGCTAGATTCAGCAAAAAGCTTCTTAAATGATGTGGGTTTGGTTGAGCCGTATCGAATGCTCCTTAAGACTCTAGAATTTCGTAGTCGTGAGAACTTGCAGCTGATTGTTGTTAGTAGCGCCCTCTCTGGCGAAGGCAAATCAATTGTTGTTTCACATCTAGCTACTGTCTCTGCCATGTTGTCGCGCCGGACATTGATTATTGATGCCGACTTGCATAGACCTGTACAACATCAATTGTTTAATTTAGCTGCAACCCCAGGAATGAGTGAAGTGCTGGAAAATAATCAATCTCTACTGGACGTGATACGCCCAACAACAATTGACAATCTTTCAGTCTTAACTTGTGGTGAACTACACCATTGTCCTCCTCAGTTACTAGAGTCTACGGCGATGAAATCTCTGATAGCAGAAGTGACAGCACATTTTGATTTGGTAATTATAGATACCCCTCCTCTGTGTGCAAGTATTGATGCTGCCACATTGACCCAGCAAAGTCACGGAATCATGTTAGTTACTCGTCCCGGCTGGACTCACAAAGAGGTTTTGCAAAAGACAGTATCAGAATTAACTGAAAATGGCATACCCATACTGGGGGGCGTGGTGAATGATATGGCTACTGAGCTTGAAAAGTATTACCGGAATTCTGTAAATAAATACCAATCAAACAGGCGTTTGACTGCTCTAGGATTGTCCAACACTTCTAGCGATGAGGTCTGA
- a CDS encoding DapH/DapD/GlmU-related protein, with protein MNKIIDYLLQDWQINQNTSFKSRLVLLMFRLNIIVINLPIFGKEISKIYRFFYQFIVEYILGIELPWDTKIGSNLKLQHGHALVVNHETVIGANCTLRHSTTIGNKKLPDDSISASPQIGNNVDIGSNVVIIGPIKLGDNVVIGAGSVVVKDIPKGAVVAGNPAKIIRLINSDSTDLSTRDLENNFELPTNAFN; from the coding sequence ATGAATAAGATAATTGATTACTTACTTCAAGATTGGCAAATTAATCAGAATACAAGCTTCAAGTCTCGTTTGGTTTTATTGATGTTTCGATTAAATATAATAGTGATAAATTTACCAATTTTTGGAAAAGAAATATCAAAAATTTATCGTTTTTTTTATCAGTTTATAGTAGAGTATATATTAGGTATTGAGTTACCTTGGGATACAAAAATTGGCTCAAACCTTAAGCTCCAACACGGTCATGCTTTGGTTGTTAATCATGAAACTGTAATTGGTGCAAATTGTACTTTGAGACATTCGACAACTATTGGTAATAAAAAATTACCAGATGATTCTATCAGTGCATCACCGCAAATAGGTAATAATGTAGATATAGGTTCAAATGTTGTAATTATTGGGCCAATAAAACTTGGTGATAATGTTGTTATTGGAGCGGGTTCTGTAGTTGTAAAAGATATTCCTAAAGGTGCTGTAGTTGCAGGAAATCCAGCAAAGATTATTCGTCTGATAAACAGCGATTCGACTGACTTATCTACACGTGATTTAGAAAATAATTTTGAACTGCCTACTAACGCTTTCAATTAA
- a CDS encoding DNA/RNA non-specific endonuclease has translation MRLINRFQALAVATGLIALLGCSPAPSQVPTSTIEKPLQATPIVPTKPSTSANLLLGNPSNAIALVDTPDNYLMVKNQYALSYNNTKGTPNWVAWQLNKSCLGTADRQNNFRPDNTLPTNFLRVTPTIYSGSGYDKGHVTPSAAGQTHLIY, from the coding sequence ATGCGTTTAATCAATCGTTTTCAGGCTTTGGCTGTTGCCACTGGGCTAATTGCTCTATTGGGGTGTTCGCCAGCACCAAGCCAGGTGCCAACATCAACAATAGAAAAACCATTGCAGGCAACGCCGATTGTACCTACTAAACCCTCAACCAGCGCTAACCTGCTTTTGGGAAATCCCAGCAATGCGATCGCCCTGGTGGATACTCCTGATAATTACCTAATGGTAAAAAACCAGTACGCGCTCTCCTACAACAATACTAAAGGAACTCCCAACTGGGTAGCTTGGCAGCTTAACAAGTCATGCCTGGGAACTGCTGACAGACAAAATAATTTTAGACCTGATAACACTTTACCTACAAACTTTTTACGGGTAACTCCAACTATATACAGTGGTTCAGGTTATGACAAAGGTCATGTTACACCCTCAGCAGCAGGGCAAACGCATCTTATTTACTAA